CAGCGGCTTTAAGCACATTCATTCAATTACTTATATATCAGTAAACTTTATGTTCCTATATAGTTAGCattgttttaaagcaacattatgtagaaatttgcATTATGTGCGATTTGGCGGCTCCAGTGTTTTTGAGTAAGACACCACTGCGGTAAATACAAACTCCCGGGTGTGTAACAATTCGCCAGACGTAATGTCGGCGCTGACTACAAACTAATCTCATGACGTCATAACGATGTCATGTGtttaaaacttgtatgttgcagtaaacatgtatgtagcgctgtgatccgaccctctcgCTGAGGTTACACAgtgctgagacagagacaccattcaccctattacaagacactgtaccatcaaaatgattattttaaggtaataaagttacataatgttgctttaattacatgtcatttttttcGTAAGTCACCTAATTTTACTTTCCTTCCTTGTATACATATACTCTGTAAATTTGTGTTATACACTCTTCAGGCCAACTTTATTTTTCCATCGGTGCCTCGTGTGTGCATAATAATAGATTAATCTTCTTTGCTTATTAATCCTCACCAGCCAGCAGGTGATATCCCACAACACAATCTCTTTCAGCTATAGAGAAGCATTATGGATGgaaatgaactaaaattctgAAATACTACTAAAATTCCAGTCGATTCAAGCACACTGCATCGCTGGTCTGATCGAACAAATTGTGATCTTTTTTGtcaaaagtgtattttttgtgCTGAGTGAACTTTCATAAATTCCAACCTAAGAAATTAATTTACAagtaaatctgtttttattggttgacaacataaaaacactgtttataaaaatacatgtttgtaACAGGCTGCATACTTCTTGTGGACATttcaagagaagaaaaacactggcATATGGCATAGTCCCTCAAGTTTAATgcactttaaaatgtcatctgTCTACTATACAGAATTATGATTATGATATATcctttgttttttgcattttcccTGCTGCGGTCTATACAAACTAACTTTCTCTTAAGGAAAACCAAACGCTTCATTACAgcaacataaaatatataaaatacagcATATATAAGGCCTCTGGCCTACATTTCAGTGAGGTCTTCAGTTTAGATTTACATTCAGTactcaaatgttttttatgttgcagTGACAAGAAATGTGCTtaaaaatagtttgacatttttggaaataggCGGATTATCTTTTTGCTGAGAGTATGATGAGAAGATTAGTATCACTTTCATGTCTCTGCGCaaaatataaagctacagccagcagacagttagcttagcataaagactaagGTAAAACAGCTACTGTAGCTTGGCCCTGTCCTATGATGACCAGTGTCCATCAACCAGCACCAGTTATGAGACTACAGAAACAGCAccaggcaaaaaaaagaaatgtaatgacTGTAACTCCTCATAAAACCAAAGCTTAACTcaatttacatttctttttgtacagattaaacaaataagCTATAATGTGTTCACTAGAAGCTTACTAGCTAACTTCAGAGGTGCTGatagttgtgttttattcatttatggacagagccaggctagctgtttcttcctgctttgtgctaagctaagctaagcttatCATGTGCTGAGTCAATTTTTAATGGAGCAATGCgcaagatatggccagaattttagtttataaacattaaaaaaaataaacttacaTCATCAActgagtgtgaagaaacaactgTTGACGTTTTGTaaaagatgtctatgtactgtgttagcatgctaaccagttagcccccGTCCTGTCCTTTCTTGTACTACCCCTGTTGCTCACAGTGACTCCTCCCGTCGTCCAAGGTTGTGGTGCAGGAtttagctccacagctaactgagctacttgctaacggcAGGTAGATGCTACAGACAGCTACAAAAaaagtatagtgagcagcagtaatAGTTTTGGAGCTAGCGCTTACAAATTACACCCTAAACATACAGATATAAGATTAATATCAATCCTTTCATGTAACTCTCAGCAACAAAGTGAACATATTATGTCAGAAGTTTATAACAGAGCGAGCTCCACTGTTGGAGCCACTCAAACGCATGTAAcaatatatgaatatgtaatTCTTCCCTCCATCaaggaaactgaaaaaataGCTCTTAACTTATTTAACAGTAGTATAATACCTAAGTACGGTAACGAGTTCATACAAAACAAATGCTCTGCACTGGTAGACAGAACATACAGCAGGCACTGTGGCTACAGTAAGGCAGTTCACTCGGCCTTCATTTGGTCCCTGACATCTGAAGGCAGAGTTTCAAACAGTGTCTCTTCCACTATAAGGCCACTGCGCTTCAAAGCACGACAGCAACCGAGCTCCTGTGGCAGAAGCTCAAAGTGGTTGCCTTTGAGGTCCAAATATGTCAGCAGAGCAAGGTAGGATATCTTTGGCGAGAGTATGGACAGCGAGTTTCTGCCCAGCTTTAGTGTTTTGAGCTTTTTGCAGAAGAAGAGCTCATCTGGTAGATTTTCGAGCTTGTTACAGGTGACGGAGAAATACTGTAGACTCTGAAGGACTCCGATTTCCGGAGGGATGAATCGGATGTCGTTGTTGGAAAGGTCCAGGTAGCGCAGCTTGTTGCACAAGAACAGGTGCGAAGGCAATATCTCGATCTTGTTGTGGCTGAAGTAGAGGCGCTCTAAGCTGCCGAGCTTCTTGATGTGCTCTGGGATGTACATGATACCGTTGTACCAAAGTTTAAGGCAGGTGAGTTTTCGAAGATGCTGGAAGCTGATGATCTCCTCTATCGAGCGAAGGTTGTTCTCTTTCAGGTCGAGCTCTTGCAGATTCGTCAGGCTGAAGATCGCATGCGGGATGCGCTCGAGATCACAACGCACCACCTCGAGCTCGATCAGATTGGACATCTTTTTCAGGTTGTTGAGCATTACTAGCTTAGTGCCATCATTGTGTAAGTACAGCCGCTGCAGATGGCTTGAAACATCCACTATGGACTGGGGTATCTTGGTCAAATTAGTCTTGAGGGACAGAGTTTTCAAACACTTCATCTCCCGCAGTGACtcaaaaactgtatttttggaGGCGTCGGGGCTTAGAGATCCGGTGAGATAGAGCTCCTCTAAGTTGCGAAGGCCGTACATCCAGTTTGGAAGTTCCCTGTTGTCATCGAACTTCACACGAAGCACTTTCAGGTTCTCTTTGAGGAAGGAGGTAGCTGTTGTGTGCAACTTTAAAGAGCATTGGTAAAGTGACAGCTCCTGAAGGTGCTccagctgagacagagatgcaggGATGGTGACATTGTTGATGATCTCGAGCTTGAGTGACTCCAGCTCCGTCAACTCAAAGACAGTGTCGGGTAGCCCGGGGAGCATGAACAGCTGAAGCTCGAGTCTGTTGCTGGCGTTAGTCTGGAGTCTCTGACGCAGTTTCTCAGCAGTCCACTCATGGTTGAGGTTGagctgtttcagtttgttcTCACTGACCTCGGAGAGAAAAACGGCGAATCGTTTAGAGTACAGCGGGTCGTACTGATCAATCATGTGTAGCATGAAAGCAAAGTCGTTTTTAACATCTGGGATGTCATTGATGCCTGTTTCCTGCCGCACGTACTCAAAGGAGTATTCCTTCAGCGAGCGGTAAAACAACCAGTAAGAGGTGTAGAGGCTTGTTAATCCGTAGACCGCCACCAAACACAGGTAACAGTAAGAAAGCTTAGAAAACAGGTGAGCCATGGTGTGATTACACTGAAAGTGTTTGTAGCCCGTCATGTCCTGGATCTCGACATTGCAGCTCACGCTGTTCCGCACTTTTTCCACAAGAAGGCTGTTATAGGCAATGATCAGGACGAATTTAAACACCTTGAACACTGTCTGCCGAACATACATAAGATACAGGATGTCTCCTTCCTCGACGTGCAGACGAAACTTCTTCACCTTTTCAAAAAGAGCTTTAGCTTGTTCACCTTCTTTCTTATCAAGAACACTTGCCGATGGCTTTTCAGCTACAACTATCTTCTCCGGGATCGATCGGAGAGACTGCGTCTTCTCCAAACTTCCCTCTCCAGGAGACACAGTGATGTTGGACCTGGACGTGCCGCTCTtcttatggtccttttcttcgGTATTTTCTCCGGATACCTCCGACAAAGCTCGCGTGGTCCAGGGAGAGTCAAAACACTTGCCGAGCATGGAGATAAAATGCTCTATTTTAGAGCTTGAGCCGGGGAATTTGAACCAGAAGTTGCTGCACACCATGAAGACTAGAGTGTGTATAAGAACCAAATAAGGAAAGTACTTGGCATACCAATGCAGAGCCTTCTCATAACACATCTGATTGATGAAACTGTACTGTTGAAGGTCCAGATCGGTTTTCAGGCCCGTCATCTCTCTTGGCACCACTGAGATGTTGGGCTGCAGGTGTAACAGAGACTTCACTTCCATGTCGCTTGAGTTCTCTGGTGATATTCTCTGAGGAAGGCAGATGATCTTATCTTGCATTacctaaaacaaaatgtgaaacaaagagagaaagattaGCAAGATTACAGAAAGAAGACATTCAAAAACTTGGAGACAATAATCAGTTTTCCCAATGCTATGAGGCGCTTTGACATTCGAACATCGTTCAG
This window of the Pagrus major chromosome 11, Pma_NU_1.0 genome carries:
- the lrrc8c gene encoding volume-regulated anion channel subunit LRRC8C; the protein is MIPVMEFRQFSEQQPAFRVLKPWWDVFTDYLSVIMLMIGVFGCTLQVMQDKIICLPQRISPENSSDMEVKSLLHLQPNISVVPREMTGLKTDLDLQQYSFINQMCYEKALHWYAKYFPYLVLIHTLVFMVCSNFWFKFPGSSSKIEHFISMLGKCFDSPWTTRALSEVSGENTEEKDHKKSGTSRSNITVSPGEGSLEKTQSLRSIPEKIVVAEKPSASVLDKKEGEQAKALFEKVKKFRLHVEEGDILYLMYVRQTVFKVFKFVLIIAYNSLLVEKVRNSVSCNVEIQDMTGYKHFQCNHTMAHLFSKLSYCYLCLVAVYGLTSLYTSYWLFYRSLKEYSFEYVRQETGINDIPDVKNDFAFMLHMIDQYDPLYSKRFAVFLSEVSENKLKQLNLNHEWTAEKLRQRLQTNASNRLELQLFMLPGLPDTVFELTELESLKLEIINNVTIPASLSQLEHLQELSLYQCSLKLHTTATSFLKENLKVLRVKFDDNRELPNWMYGLRNLEELYLTGSLSPDASKNTVFESLREMKCLKTLSLKTNLTKIPQSIVDVSSHLQRLYLHNDGTKLVMLNNLKKMSNLIELEVVRCDLERIPHAIFSLTNLQELDLKENNLRSIEEIISFQHLRKLTCLKLWYNGIMYIPEHIKKLGSLERLYFSHNKIEILPSHLFLCNKLRYLDLSNNDIRFIPPEIGVLQSLQYFSVTCNKLENLPDELFFCKKLKTLKLGRNSLSILSPKISYLALLTYLDLKGNHFELLPQELGCCRALKRSGLIVEETLFETLPSDVRDQMKAE